In one Microbacterium invictum genomic region, the following are encoded:
- a CDS encoding alpha/beta fold hydrolase has translation MLHSTRQGSGKPLLLIHGLGSSSGNWSPIIPTLAAEREVIAVDLPGCGKSAPLSGETTIATLTDAVEAFVRDAELGDIDVVGSSMGARMAMEMARRGHAGTTVALAPGGFWNDRQAAIFGASIKASVALVRRIQPALPVLTGNRVGRTALLLQFSAHPWKLPQDLVLHELRGFKTSTSLDPALDALINGPRQAGAPAGSLKGRMVIGWGRKDRVTVPSEAARATELFPDATLHWFENCGHFPHWDQPAETARLVLDSTA, from the coding sequence ATGCTGCACTCGACCCGGCAAGGCTCCGGCAAACCACTGCTCCTCATTCATGGGCTCGGTTCCAGTAGCGGCAACTGGTCTCCGATCATCCCGACGCTGGCAGCCGAACGCGAGGTGATCGCCGTCGACCTCCCTGGGTGCGGAAAGTCCGCGCCGCTGAGCGGGGAAACCACGATCGCCACGCTGACCGATGCTGTCGAAGCCTTTGTCCGCGACGCGGAGTTGGGCGACATCGATGTGGTCGGCAGCTCCATGGGCGCACGGATGGCGATGGAGATGGCGCGGCGCGGGCATGCGGGCACCACCGTCGCACTGGCGCCCGGTGGGTTCTGGAACGACCGCCAGGCTGCGATCTTCGGGGCGAGTATCAAGGCCTCCGTCGCTCTGGTGCGCCGGATACAACCGGCACTCCCCGTCCTCACGGGCAATCGCGTGGGCCGCACCGCCCTGCTGTTGCAGTTCTCCGCTCATCCTTGGAAACTGCCGCAGGACCTGGTGCTGCACGAGCTTCGGGGGTTCAAGACATCAACCAGCCTCGACCCAGCCCTCGATGCCCTGATCAACGGGCCCCGCCAGGCGGGCGCCCCGGCCGGTTCACTCAAAGGCCGAATGGTCATCGGATGGGGGCGGAAAGACAGAGTCACCGTTCCGAGCGAGGCAGCGCGGGCGACGGAGTTGTTCCCGGATGCCACGCTGCACTGGTTCGAGAACTGCGGTCACTTCCCACACTGGGACCA
- a CDS encoding 1-acyl-sn-glycerol-3-phosphate acyltransferase, protein MLRLIARIYWAFSRWTLVTEPAPARPTVVLGAPHTSNWDFVLMLGIAWRLKMRFRWLGKESLFRGWRGPIMRAIGGIPVDRSNPAGVVDALVSRIRDGDVFGLVVTPEGTRGGVAHWKSGFYRIAREAGLPVTLGYVDRTTMTTGLGPTLSLTGNVSADMDAIRAFYADKAGMLPALRVEPRLREEDDPRPATSA, encoded by the coding sequence ATGCTCCGCCTCATCGCCCGCATCTACTGGGCGTTCAGCAGATGGACTCTCGTCACCGAACCTGCACCCGCCCGGCCCACCGTGGTCCTCGGGGCGCCGCATACTTCGAACTGGGATTTCGTGCTCATGCTGGGGATCGCGTGGCGCCTGAAGATGCGCTTCCGCTGGTTGGGCAAGGAGAGTCTTTTCCGCGGGTGGCGGGGCCCGATCATGCGTGCGATCGGCGGCATCCCGGTCGACAGGTCGAACCCCGCCGGTGTCGTCGATGCGCTCGTCAGCCGCATCCGGGACGGCGACGTGTTCGGCCTCGTGGTGACGCCGGAAGGAACCCGGGGTGGTGTCGCCCACTGGAAGTCGGGCTTCTATCGGATCGCCCGCGAGGCGGGCCTCCCCGTCACGCTCGGCTACGTGGATCGCACCACGATGACCACTGGGCTCGGGCCGACGCTTTCGCTCACCGGCAACGTCAGCGCGGACATGGACGCCATCCGCGCCTTCTACGCAGACAAGGCGGGAATGCTTCCGGCGCTGCGCGTCGAGCCGCGGCTGCGCGAGGAGGACGATCCTCGCCCGGCCACCTCCGCCTAG
- a CDS encoding GNAT family N-acetyltransferase produces the protein MDANARMPDPQELGHICRVLGGWQDDDGPLHLHPGDLGWYSLRGSAATAAATRVWSENGTIVAIALLDGPDLLRFAIDPARSQDASLASRISSDVGNAEAGVLKPGNATIEARGATALAEELASHGWVPDEPWTPLRRDLAEPVSVGVSGLRVETVEPERTAEWVAVHWSAFRGTPMPRERLRSFVDGWCAAAETPFFEAGRILLLRDEHDRPVAVSTVWSGGAGSPGLIEPLGVHQEHRGRGYGAVMSRAAAAALREMGSSSATVCAESSNVGAIAT, from the coding sequence ATGGACGCCAACGCGCGGATGCCGGACCCCCAAGAGCTCGGGCATATCTGCCGCGTTCTCGGCGGATGGCAAGACGACGACGGACCACTGCATCTGCATCCGGGTGATCTCGGGTGGTACTCGCTACGAGGATCTGCAGCCACTGCCGCTGCGACGCGTGTGTGGTCCGAGAACGGCACCATTGTCGCGATCGCACTGCTCGACGGCCCCGACCTGCTGCGGTTCGCGATAGACCCGGCGCGGAGCCAGGACGCCTCGCTCGCATCTCGAATCTCGTCGGACGTCGGCAATGCGGAAGCCGGTGTCTTGAAACCCGGAAATGCGACGATCGAAGCGCGCGGCGCGACTGCTCTCGCCGAAGAACTTGCGAGCCACGGATGGGTGCCGGACGAGCCGTGGACACCTCTGCGCCGGGATCTTGCAGAGCCCGTATCCGTGGGGGTTTCCGGGCTTCGCGTCGAGACGGTGGAGCCGGAGCGCACCGCGGAATGGGTGGCCGTTCATTGGTCGGCTTTCCGCGGGACGCCAATGCCCCGCGAGCGCCTTCGAAGTTTTGTCGATGGGTGGTGCGCGGCTGCCGAGACTCCGTTCTTCGAAGCCGGGCGCATCCTCCTGCTGCGAGACGAACACGACCGCCCGGTCGCTGTCTCCACCGTGTGGTCCGGCGGCGCCGGGAGTCCGGGGCTCATCGAGCCGTTGGGAGTTCATCAAGAGCATCGCGGGCGAGGGTACGGCGCAGTGATGTCACGAGCGGCCGCGGCTGCCCTGCGCGAAATGGGTTCGTCCAGCGCAACGGTATGCGCGGAAAGCTCCAACGTCGGTGCGATCGCAACGTAA
- a CDS encoding nitroreductase family deazaflavin-dependent oxidoreductase encodes MSNDVIDALHQSQIIDLTTTGRRSGLPRRIEIFLHYEDGVLFITGMPRRDRTRDWIRNITADPRVIVHLKQGVEVDIPATARVIADPDEARPLIEAAARRWRRDDVEEMIAHSPLIVLTVAPSPPA; translated from the coding sequence GTGAGCAACGACGTCATCGATGCCCTGCACCAAAGTCAGATCATCGACCTGACGACGACCGGTCGCCGTAGCGGTCTGCCGCGCCGCATCGAGATCTTTCTCCACTATGAAGACGGTGTGCTGTTCATCACCGGGATGCCCCGTCGAGACCGCACCAGGGACTGGATACGCAACATCACCGCAGACCCCCGTGTCATCGTGCATCTGAAGCAGGGAGTCGAGGTCGACATTCCTGCCACGGCACGCGTGATCGCCGATCCAGACGAAGCACGGCCGCTCATCGAGGCCGCCGCACGCCGATGGCGCAGAGACGATGTCGAGGAGATGATCGCGCATAGCCCGCTCATCGTGCTGACGGTCGCTCCTTCGCCCCCCGCCTGA
- the soxR gene encoding redox-sensitive transcriptional activator SoxR: MNEHVASPRASLTVGELARRAGVSVSALHFFERQGLISSDRTSGNQRRYRREMLRRVAFIRIARSVGIPLKDVAEALNSLPGGRTPTRDDWQHISDRWRRLLDERIRELHRLRDDFTGCIGCGCLSIDRCTLFNPDDRLGREGPGPRRLIDPSPSGDSDPDAHTGE, encoded by the coding sequence ATGAACGAGCACGTGGCATCCCCGAGGGCGAGCCTGACGGTGGGCGAGCTGGCGCGACGCGCCGGCGTCTCGGTGTCGGCCCTGCATTTCTTCGAGCGCCAGGGCCTCATCAGCAGCGATCGCACTTCCGGCAATCAGCGCCGCTACCGTCGCGAGATGTTGCGGCGTGTCGCGTTCATCAGGATCGCGCGCAGCGTCGGCATTCCGCTCAAGGATGTCGCCGAGGCACTGAATTCACTGCCCGGCGGACGCACACCCACCCGCGACGACTGGCAACACATCTCCGACCGGTGGCGACGCCTGCTCGACGAGCGAATCCGGGAACTGCACCGGCTTCGCGACGACTTCACTGGATGCATCGGCTGCGGCTGTCTGTCCATCGACCGATGCACGCTCTTCAACCCGGACGACCGGCTCGGTCGGGAAGGCCCCGGCCCACGCCGCCTGATCGACCCCTCCCCGTCCGGTGACAGCGACCCCGATGCACACACCGGTGAGTGA
- a CDS encoding intradiol ring-cleavage dioxygenase → MSNTPEPDHTPQGPSYEGRVLPRPEDEVVDQGAGFDVATMVSRRRVLTLVGLGVGAATLAACAATTESSAGSTSTATTDSTPTTDATDATDSTTTTTTTTAAGEIPEETNGPYPADGTNGVNVLEESGIVRSDIRSSLDGGTTAEGVPLTFTFSVTDIAGGDVPFEGAAVYVWHCDAQGLYSMYSEGVEDETFLRGIQVVDANGEATFQTIVPGCYTGRWTHIHFEVYPDVASATDVSNVIATSQVAFPEEMLNAVYELDAYSGSAQNLAQIGGLANDNVFSDGTELQMGTFSGDTSSGYVGTLAVGVDTATTPGVSAGAGGGQPPSGGGPGN, encoded by the coding sequence GTGAGCAACACCCCCGAACCCGACCACACCCCGCAGGGCCCAAGCTACGAGGGGCGTGTTCTGCCCCGTCCGGAGGATGAGGTCGTCGACCAGGGCGCCGGATTCGATGTCGCGACCATGGTCAGCCGTCGACGGGTGCTCACGCTGGTGGGACTCGGCGTCGGCGCGGCGACTCTTGCCGCGTGCGCGGCGACGACCGAGTCATCCGCTGGTTCGACCTCGACCGCCACGACAGACTCGACCCCCACGACCGACGCGACCGATGCGACGGACTCGACGACCACCACGACCACGACGACGGCGGCCGGAGAGATCCCCGAGGAGACCAACGGTCCCTACCCCGCGGATGGCACGAACGGCGTGAACGTGCTCGAAGAGTCGGGCATCGTCCGCAGCGACATCCGGTCCAGCCTCGACGGCGGCACGACCGCCGAAGGCGTGCCCCTGACCTTCACGTTCTCCGTGACCGACATCGCCGGCGGCGACGTGCCGTTCGAGGGTGCCGCGGTCTACGTGTGGCACTGCGACGCGCAGGGTCTTTACTCGATGTACTCCGAGGGGGTCGAGGACGAGACGTTCCTCCGCGGCATCCAGGTCGTCGACGCCAACGGCGAGGCCACGTTCCAGACGATCGTGCCGGGTTGCTACACCGGCCGCTGGACGCACATCCACTTCGAGGTGTACCCCGATGTCGCATCCGCGACCGATGTCTCGAACGTCATCGCCACGTCTCAGGTGGCGTTCCCCGAAGAGATGCTCAACGCCGTCTACGAGCTCGACGCCTACTCCGGCTCGGCCCAGAACCTGGCGCAGATCGGCGGCCTCGCCAATGACAACGTCTTCAGCGATGGCACCGAGCTGCAGATGGGGACGTTCAGCGGTGACACCTCGTCCGGCTACGTCGGCACCCTTGCCGTCGGTGTGGACACCGCAACCACCCCGGGCGTCAGCGCCGGCGCCGGTGGCGGGCAGCCGCCGTCCGGCGGAGGCCCTGGCAACTGA
- the tatA gene encoding twin-arginine translocase TatA/TatE family subunit yields MLQNLTGWHALIILAVIVLIFGAAKLPALARSVGQSMRILKDEVRESPEDAPTHRADGAGAASLPRDASTAPRQAARTTAGAGGVGTS; encoded by the coding sequence ATGCTGCAGAACCTCACGGGCTGGCACGCCCTCATCATCCTCGCCGTCATCGTGCTGATCTTCGGAGCCGCGAAACTCCCGGCGCTTGCACGAAGCGTCGGTCAGTCGATGCGCATCCTGAAGGACGAAGTCCGGGAAAGCCCGGAGGACGCTCCCACCCACCGAGCGGATGGCGCGGGGGCGGCGTCTCTCCCGCGTGACGCGTCGACCGCGCCCCGGCAGGCCGCCCGCACCACTGCAGGCGCGGGAGGAGTGGGCACGTCATGA
- the tatC gene encoding twin-arginine translocase subunit TatC codes for MTAATVARGDMPLGSHVSEARRRAVRAAVALTIGMIAGFVFSDQVIDVLRAPIEVLAESRDASLNYDSVTGAFELKLKIALFAGVVLSSPIWIFELFGFVSPGLTRRERRLTVGFSFAALALFATGSVTGFLLFPHMVELLASFASAEDSTILNAAYYVDFVMKIVVATGIAFTLPVFMVLLNALGLVSARTLLRSWRLIVVAIVVFSALVTPAADVLSMFLIAVPMAALFAGALLITHLHDRRAARRASAAGLPDPVATPSGV; via the coding sequence ATGACCGCCGCGACCGTCGCCCGAGGCGACATGCCCCTCGGATCGCATGTGAGCGAAGCCCGTCGGCGTGCCGTCCGGGCGGCGGTGGCGCTCACGATCGGCATGATCGCCGGATTCGTGTTCTCGGACCAGGTCATCGATGTGCTTCGCGCCCCGATCGAGGTCCTCGCCGAGTCGCGCGACGCGAGCCTGAACTACGACTCTGTGACCGGAGCGTTCGAGCTCAAGCTGAAGATCGCCCTGTTCGCAGGAGTCGTGCTCTCGAGCCCAATCTGGATCTTCGAGCTGTTCGGTTTCGTCTCGCCCGGCCTCACACGTCGTGAACGTCGGCTCACGGTCGGGTTCTCCTTCGCCGCACTCGCGCTGTTCGCCACCGGAAGCGTCACGGGTTTCCTCCTGTTCCCGCACATGGTCGAGTTGCTGGCGAGCTTCGCGTCGGCCGAGGACAGCACGATCCTCAATGCCGCGTACTACGTCGACTTCGTGATGAAGATCGTCGTGGCCACCGGCATCGCCTTCACCCTGCCGGTTTTCATGGTGCTGCTCAACGCGCTCGGACTGGTGTCAGCCCGCACGCTCCTGCGCAGCTGGCGTCTCATCGTGGTCGCGATCGTCGTCTTCAGCGCCCTGGTCACCCCCGCGGCGGATGTGCTGTCGATGTTCCTCATCGCCGTGCCGATGGCGGCGCTCTTCGCCGGCGCACTCCTCATCACTCATCTTCACGACCGCCGCGCGGCCCGGCGCGCGAGCGCCGCTGGCCTTCCCGACCCCGTCGCCACGCCCTCGGGTGTCTGA
- a CDS encoding twin-arginine translocase TatA/TatE family subunit, translating to MFGLTFEKLFVVAVLAALIIGPHRLPHLARRAGEIVRGLRAFVESTRTQAENDLGVPLDRARWETMDFRQYDPRRIVREALEDAPPPRAGTATSAVTLDDPVSPGIDDPDISSGSVAELPATPRLARPSSTGRGQKYVVSGSAAHPRRILVPASIEEDAAPAPATKVAPSEENAGVDAVRVVL from the coding sequence GTGTTCGGCCTGACCTTCGAGAAGCTCTTCGTCGTCGCCGTTCTCGCTGCGCTGATCATCGGACCGCACCGCTTGCCCCACCTCGCCCGCCGGGCGGGAGAGATCGTGAGGGGACTGCGCGCCTTCGTCGAGAGCACGCGCACCCAGGCCGAGAACGACCTGGGGGTTCCGCTCGACCGTGCTCGCTGGGAGACCATGGATTTTCGCCAGTACGACCCCCGGCGGATCGTGCGCGAAGCTCTCGAGGATGCCCCCCCGCCGAGAGCCGGCACGGCAACTTCGGCAGTGACTCTCGACGATCCTGTCTCTCCCGGCATCGACGACCCGGACATCAGCTCGGGCTCCGTTGCGGAGCTGCCTGCCACCCCGCGGCTGGCCCGCCCGAGCTCAACCGGGCGCGGACAGAAGTACGTCGTCTCAGGTTCGGCGGCGCACCCCCGCCGCATCCTGGTTCCGGCATCGATTGAAGAGGATGCCGCGCCTGCGCCGGCGACCAAGGTCGCCCCGAGCGAGGAGAACGCGGGCGTGGACGCCGTGCGCGTGGTCCTCTGA
- a CDS encoding YciI family protein, with translation MRYALLLHYPEMTADELGAEALAEGMRAFDDYAKALDAAGVLISAEVLQPSSLTTTVTAANGALQVQDGPFADTKEQLGGTFVIQVDNLDDAIAWAGRAPSAQYGSVEVRPSGTYFADGAWQAFDYR, from the coding sequence ATGCGATACGCACTGCTCTTGCACTACCCCGAGATGACCGCGGACGAACTCGGCGCCGAGGCGCTGGCCGAAGGGATGCGAGCCTTCGACGACTACGCGAAAGCCCTCGATGCGGCGGGTGTTCTCATCAGCGCCGAGGTGCTGCAGCCCTCCAGTCTCACTACGACAGTCACGGCAGCGAACGGTGCACTCCAGGTGCAGGACGGCCCCTTCGCCGATACGAAGGAACAGTTGGGCGGCACCTTCGTCATCCAGGTCGACAACCTCGATGACGCCATCGCCTGGGCGGGTCGTGCGCCGTCCGCGCAGTACGGCTCTGTCGAGGTGCGCCCGTCGGGCACCTACTTCGCCGACGGTGCGTGGCAGGCCTTCGATTACCGATGA
- a CDS encoding RNA polymerase sigma factor encodes MTAESHARAVAERTARVSYGRVLAVVASNTRDVALAEDALADAFERALRLWPRDGVPANPEGWVITVARNRLRDALGSAARRTSADLDDGLAARLAHPASTDALDELERLESIPDRRLKLLFACAHPAIDAAARTPLMLQTVLGFEASEIAAAFAVPSGTMAQRLVRAKRRIRGAGIPFLIPRRDDMPARLPAVLEAIYGAYAIDWLNQGDEPRESLADEARWLAVLTAALLGDEPEAWGLAALLTFAQSRAAARIGDPWPPLDEQDTALWDRALIAEGDALLQRASDLGRPLGRFQLEAAIQAVHCDRARTGELEVETLVRLYRGLVAIAPTEGARAALAAAEARAASASPL; translated from the coding sequence ATGACCGCGGAGAGTCACGCCAGGGCCGTCGCCGAGCGCACGGCGCGGGTGTCATACGGACGCGTTTTGGCGGTGGTGGCGTCGAACACACGCGACGTCGCCCTCGCCGAGGACGCCCTGGCCGATGCTTTCGAGCGAGCCTTGCGGCTCTGGCCCCGCGACGGCGTCCCTGCGAATCCGGAAGGGTGGGTGATCACCGTGGCACGAAACCGACTGCGAGACGCGCTCGGGTCTGCAGCTCGGCGAACCTCTGCTGATCTCGACGACGGCCTCGCGGCGCGCCTCGCCCACCCGGCGTCCACCGATGCCCTCGACGAGCTGGAGCGGCTCGAGAGCATTCCCGACCGCCGATTAAAACTGCTCTTCGCCTGTGCCCATCCCGCGATCGACGCCGCCGCACGCACGCCCCTCATGCTGCAGACGGTGCTGGGGTTCGAGGCGTCGGAGATCGCCGCCGCCTTCGCGGTTCCGAGCGGGACGATGGCCCAGCGACTCGTGCGGGCGAAGCGTCGCATCCGCGGTGCCGGCATCCCGTTCCTCATCCCGCGCCGCGACGACATGCCCGCGCGTCTGCCCGCAGTGCTCGAAGCGATCTACGGCGCATATGCGATCGACTGGCTGAATCAGGGCGACGAGCCGCGCGAGTCGCTCGCGGACGAAGCGCGGTGGCTCGCGGTGCTCACCGCCGCGCTGCTGGGCGACGAGCCCGAGGCGTGGGGGCTTGCCGCGCTGCTGACGTTCGCCCAGTCTCGCGCGGCGGCCCGCATCGGCGATCCCTGGCCGCCGCTCGACGAGCAGGACACCGCGCTGTGGGATCGCGCACTGATCGCCGAGGGCGACGCGCTCCTGCAGCGGGCGTCGGACCTCGGCCGCCCGTTGGGGCGATTCCAGCTCGAGGCGGCCATCCAGGCGGTGCACTGCGACCGAGCCCGCACCGGAGAACTCGAGGTCGAAACCCTCGTGCGGCTCTACCGCGGACTCGTTGCCATCGCCCCCACCGAAGGGGCACGCGCGGCCCTCGCCGCGGCCGAAGCGCGTGCGGCGTCAGCCTCTCCGCTATGA
- a CDS encoding NmrA family NAD(P)-binding protein: MNKLVAVTGATGDVGGKTTKLLNEAGVPVRVIVRKQKQANEFAEMGVDARVADLDDPAALTRALEGVDQLFLVVAATERQAEHGANAVAAARDAGVRAIVHLSSADAVEDSPLPWGRAIWRVNELVRSSGLEYTLLHASGFMTNFEASAPAIRRGIFPQTIGRGQVPWIDTPDIARVASQILQDGTHEGAEPILTGPELLDGRGIARELAAGVGRRVRYIHLPSRVFAVILRATGVSAWKAEGLRQQFGRVARRGLDGVATQTNDVERLTGRAPRSLADWARSNRAALLG; encoded by the coding sequence ATGAACAAGTTGGTCGCGGTCACCGGAGCAACAGGCGATGTGGGCGGGAAGACGACGAAGCTTCTGAACGAAGCGGGAGTCCCCGTCCGCGTGATCGTGAGGAAGCAGAAGCAGGCCAACGAGTTCGCCGAAATGGGCGTGGACGCTCGCGTGGCCGACCTCGACGACCCCGCGGCTCTCACCCGTGCCCTGGAGGGAGTCGATCAGCTCTTCCTTGTCGTCGCCGCCACCGAGCGCCAAGCAGAGCACGGCGCCAACGCCGTCGCAGCCGCCCGCGACGCCGGAGTGAGAGCGATCGTCCACCTCTCGAGTGCAGACGCTGTCGAGGACTCACCCCTGCCCTGGGGTCGCGCGATCTGGCGCGTGAACGAGCTGGTGCGCTCGAGCGGACTCGAGTACACCCTGCTGCACGCCTCGGGCTTCATGACGAACTTCGAAGCATCAGCACCGGCGATCCGGCGCGGCATCTTTCCGCAGACCATCGGCCGCGGGCAGGTTCCCTGGATCGACACCCCCGACATCGCCCGCGTGGCATCCCAGATCCTTCAGGACGGAACACATGAGGGTGCCGAGCCCATCCTCACCGGGCCCGAACTCCTCGACGGCCGCGGGATCGCGCGGGAACTGGCCGCGGGTGTGGGGAGGAGGGTGCGGTACATCCACCTTCCCAGCCGAGTGTTCGCTGTGATCCTGCGAGCCACCGGGGTGTCGGCCTGGAAGGCCGAGGGGCTGCGCCAGCAGTTCGGGCGCGTCGCCCGCCGCGGCCTCGACGGGGTCGCCACGCAGACCAACGACGTCGAGCGCCTTACTGGTCGGGCACCCCGATCACTCGCAGACTGGGCTCGCAGCAATCGAGCAGCGCTCCTGGGCTGA
- a CDS encoding MarR family winged helix-turn-helix transcriptional regulator, whose protein sequence is MPFTPRISREDVDGLAAWAVIRAARELARRLATELAPLHLSPVEFGVLAQLAAADGLSQADLARAVGVRPQSMTVVIAGLTDRGLVERRAEPGRGRHSRLTLTDDGGALLGEAWTVAAASDDWFGDDPQRTASLAEFLHPLLTRDDTTG, encoded by the coding sequence GTGCCCTTCACGCCTCGGATCTCCCGCGAAGACGTCGACGGTCTCGCGGCCTGGGCTGTGATCCGCGCTGCGCGGGAGCTGGCGCGCCGGCTCGCGACGGAGCTGGCGCCGTTGCACCTCAGCCCCGTCGAATTCGGAGTGCTGGCGCAGTTGGCGGCAGCAGATGGCCTCAGCCAGGCCGACCTCGCCCGCGCGGTCGGGGTGAGGCCGCAGAGCATGACCGTTGTCATCGCGGGACTCACCGACCGCGGCCTCGTCGAGCGACGCGCCGAACCAGGTCGCGGCCGACACTCTCGTCTCACTCTGACGGATGACGGCGGTGCTCTCCTGGGCGAGGCGTGGACGGTCGCGGCTGCGAGCGACGATTGGTTCGGAGATGATCCTCAGCGCACCGCCTCACTCGCAGAGTTTCTGCATCCGCTTCTCACCCGCGATGACACGACAGGCTGA
- a CDS encoding ABC transporter permease, which yields MTGAARAVGRSLLNALLTLVIVVALWWAVVNLTGISPYVAKGPVDVWQFLFTDEDAALHRAEMAPLLVQTLSDAALGFVVGMLVAVVLAIAFSLSRSVEMGVMPLALLLRSVPLVAIAPVIILITGRGTPASVAVIGSIVVLFPALASVLFGLSRASKESLDLVHVYGGGRATQLRKVNVPGALPSLFAAARVSVPGAVTGALLAEWLSTGQGIGGMIQKFSASARFDELWASVALITVITLVLYNVVQVIENVVLARMGMPTGSR from the coding sequence ATGACCGGCGCCGCGCGGGCCGTCGGCCGCTCACTCCTGAACGCCCTCCTCACCCTCGTCATCGTCGTCGCGCTCTGGTGGGCGGTGGTGAACCTCACGGGGATCTCGCCGTACGTCGCCAAGGGTCCGGTGGACGTGTGGCAGTTCCTCTTCACGGATGAGGATGCTGCGCTGCACCGTGCCGAGATGGCGCCCCTCCTCGTGCAGACCCTCTCCGATGCCGCACTGGGCTTCGTCGTCGGCATGCTCGTCGCCGTCGTCCTCGCCATCGCGTTCTCGCTGTCGCGCTCGGTCGAGATGGGGGTCATGCCTCTCGCACTGCTGCTGCGAAGCGTCCCGCTCGTGGCGATCGCGCCCGTCATCATCCTCATCACCGGGCGCGGAACTCCCGCCTCGGTCGCGGTGATCGGCTCGATCGTGGTGCTCTTCCCCGCGCTCGCGTCGGTGCTGTTCGGCCTGAGCCGGGCGTCGAAGGAGAGCCTCGACCTCGTCCACGTCTACGGCGGCGGGCGGGCGACGCAGCTGCGGAAGGTCAACGTGCCCGGAGCCCTCCCGTCGCTCTTCGCGGCGGCGCGGGTGTCGGTGCCGGGCGCGGTGACCGGAGCGTTGCTCGCCGAATGGCTCTCGACCGGTCAGGGCATCGGCGGGATGATCCAGAAGTTCAGCGCCTCGGCGCGCTTCGACGAGCTGTGGGCCTCGGTGGCGCTCATCACCGTCATCACGCTCGTGCTCTACAACGTGGTGCAGGTGATCGAGAACGTCGTGCTCGCGCGGATGGGCATGCCGACCGGGTCGCGGTGA
- a CDS encoding ABC transporter permease has translation MRVRRIPGWLAGLIGAAGLLAAWWVFSATVFQPPPGTTFTPVPSPFVVFQTIWTDGLAPYIGVFEVTITEALIGYAWGNGLALLVASTVLLLPQIETVVVQIAVVSYCLPVVAVGGIAIVVLGGARRAGDPSATAIFLAALAVFFTTVVGALLGFRSSDRSSLDVVRVYGGSRWMQLRKVRLIAALPAILNALQIAVPSAFLGAILGEYMGATDRGVGITLIRLQGDLDSARVWAVFLLSAIVALVGYAVVGLLARAVTPWVSGKAVAA, from the coding sequence ATGCGCGTCCGCCGCATCCCCGGATGGCTCGCCGGGCTGATCGGTGCCGCGGGGCTCCTCGCCGCGTGGTGGGTCTTCTCGGCGACCGTCTTCCAGCCGCCGCCCGGCACGACCTTCACCCCCGTGCCCTCACCGTTCGTGGTGTTCCAGACCATCTGGACCGACGGCCTCGCCCCCTACATCGGCGTCTTCGAGGTGACGATCACCGAGGCTCTCATCGGATACGCCTGGGGCAACGGGCTGGCTCTCCTCGTCGCCTCGACCGTGCTGCTCCTCCCCCAGATCGAGACGGTCGTCGTGCAGATCGCGGTCGTGAGCTACTGCCTGCCGGTCGTCGCCGTCGGCGGCATCGCGATCGTCGTGCTCGGCGGCGCGCGCCGCGCGGGCGACCCCAGCGCGACGGCGATCTTCCTCGCCGCCCTCGCGGTGTTCTTCACCACCGTCGTCGGGGCGCTCCTCGGCTTCCGCTCGTCCGACCGCTCGAGCCTCGACGTCGTGCGCGTCTACGGCGGATCCCGATGGATGCAGCTGCGCAAGGTCCGGCTGATCGCCGCCCTTCCCGCCATCCTGAACGCCCTCCAAATCGCGGTCCCGTCCGCGTTCCTCGGCGCGATCCTCGGCGAGTACATGGGTGCCACCGACCGAGGCGTCGGCATCACCCTCATCCGGCTGCAGGGCGACCTCGACTCCGCACGCGTGTGGGCGGTGTTCCTGCTGTCGGCGATCGTGGCACTCGTCGGCTACGCCGTCGTCGGGCTGCTCGCCCGCGCCGTCACGCCGTGGGTCTCGGGCAAGGCGGTGGCGGCATGA